AAGGCTCGCAAGCCAGTCGCTGGCGAGCAGGGCTCCCTACTGTCCGAGTGCCGCGACATGGCGGCGGAACTGCTGTCAAAGTCGCTCGGCAAGATGCTCGACCGCATCGAGGAGTCGTTGTTCGAGCTTGCCGAGAAAGCCCTCAGCACCGACGTGCGCCAGATGTACATGGAGGCGCGCAGCAAGGCGCTCGAGCATCGCTCTGGCGTGGAGGCGGAATTCCGCCGCAATTTCCTGCAGGGCTTCAACAAGCGCCTGAGCAGCGGTGATGCCTCGTCGTTCAACAAGATCGATTTCTCCAAGCTGGAGTTGAGCCTCGTCGATGCTGACGACTTTGAGGCATCGCTCGCTGCGGCCGACATTGCCAAGCGCCTGCAGAGCAACTGCGGTGATGAGCTGCTGGCGCTCGACCGCCGCGTGGGTGAGCTGTTGAGCCTGCCCGAGCTCGGCGATGAAGACAACCCGATGGGCCCCAAGGCGATCTGCGAGGCTTTCAAGGATGCCTGCAACCAGTTGGAGACCGGGGTCAACGTCAAGCTGATCATCCTGAAACAGTTCGATCAGTTGATCTCTGACGATATCCAGGTCGTTTACCAGAACCTCAACCAGCACCTCGTCAAACGCAATGTATTGCCGGTGATCACCCCCGACATGCTGCGTCGCCGTGGCAGCGGCGCGGCCCCCACGGCACGCCCGACCAAGCCACAGCAGCCGGCAGCAGAGTTGCCGCCGCTGCCGCAGGCGGCACCGATGGCGCAGGGTGGAGAGGGTGAGCTGTTCTCGACGTTGCAGCAGTTGCTGTCTCGCAATGCCGGTGGCGCCCCTGCCGGTTTTGCGACCCCGCCCGGCGGTTTCCCCGAACTCAACACCGGTATGCTCGACATGCTGACCGATCTGCAGCACGGCAATTTCGAAACCGTGCTGGCCGGTGGCGCCGGCGTTGACGTCGGCTCGATGCTGGCGGGCACGCAGAACGTACTGCACGACATCAAGCGCTCGGCCATTGGCCAGCGTGCGAGCCAGGTCGATGCGATGACGATCGACATCGTCGCGATGTTGTTCGACTACATCTTCGACGACCGCCAGATACCGGACAAGATGAAGGCGCTGATCGGGCGCCTGCAGATTCCGGTGCTCAAGGTGGCGATGCTGGACAAGAGGTTCTTCTCCAAGAAGACGCACCCGGCGCGCCAGTTGCTTGATACCCTGGCGGCCGCTGCGATCGGCTGGAACGAGTCCGTTGGCGAGCAGGACCGGCTGTACACCAAGATCGACGAGATCGTCAGGAAGATTCTGGCGGGGTTCGAGGACAATCTCGAAATCTTCGACGATGCCAAGCAGGAGCTCGATGCCTTCCTGAGTGAGGAAGAGCGGCTGGCGCATGAGCGTGCCGAGACTTCGGCCAAGGTCATCTATGACCGCGAATGGCTGGAGATCGCGCGCGCGCTGGCGGAGGAAGAGGTCAACCGGCGCGTGTCGGCTAACGACATGCCGGACGTGATTCGTCAATTCCTCTCCATGCACTGGGTCAACCTGCTGCTGTCGGCCTACGTCAAGGAAGGCGGTGAGAGCGACACCTGGAAGCAGGGTCTGCAGACCATGGACGACCTGATCTGGAGCGTGCAGCCCAAGCGCTCTCCGGAAGAGCGCATGCGCTTGGTCGGCCTGCTGCCAAACATGCTCAAGCGCCTGGAGTCGGCGCTCGATATCAACCAGACGCCCAAGGATGCCCGCGAGAAGTTCTTTGCGGCCCTGGTGCAATGCCATGCTTCGGCCATCAAGGCGGGTATGGGGTCGGCCAAACTTGCCGAAGCCGGCGCGCTGCAATCGTCGGAGCCGATCTTTACGCCGCCACCCGCCTTGGTCGCTGTCGAAGAGCTGGTCCAGCAAGGTGCGCAGGAGCTGGTGCCGCTCGAAGACTTGCAGCCCAAGCCAGCGGCCAGCAGCTTTGAACTGGACCTGATTTCGTCGGCCAATGCGCGCCAGCCCGAAGAGTTGATCAAGTTGCGCGAGCAACTGCCAATCAAGCCGGCGGCGGATGCGGATGACTATGATGCGATGGCGGCCAATCTGGCGCGTGGCACATGGATCGAGTTCCGGCAGAACGATGAGAACCTGATCCTGGCCAAGCTGACCTGGGTCAGCCCGACCAAGAACATGTATGTGTTCACCAATCGCGAAGGCTTGAACGCGATGTCGATCAAGCTGGCTGGCCTGGCTGGCAAGTTGCGTAGCGGCGCGGCGCGGGTCGTTACCGAGGCGCCACTGGTCGATCGTGCTGTCAGCAGCATGCTGGATGCGTTGCAGAGCGGGGCCCGCGCCTAACTGCAGCCATCGTGCCCGATCAAGAAAAACGCCGCACGAATGCGGCGTTTTTCTTTGTCAGCCCGCATCGTCCTCCGCGAGCAGTGCGGCGACGTGCTGCGCCAGGTAGACCAGGCGTGGCCCCAGATCCTCTGTCAACTGCCGTGGGCGGATGCTGAAACCCGGCCCACCGCAGCTGAACACCACGACGTCCGACAATTCGGGGACGATGAGCGGTACCGCGACCGAGTTCACGTCCCGTTTCCATTCGCCGATCGACAGGCAGAAGCCGCGCCGGGCATAGTCTTCCATCGCGGCGCGAATGCCGATTTCCTGCTCCTGCCAGCGATCGCCCGCCCGCGCCTTGAGTTTTTCCATGATGTAGCTGCGTTCTGTGTTCGGCAAGCCGGCGAGAAAAGCGCGGCCGATCGAGGTCGTGGCGATCGGCATGTGCATGCCCACATCGAGCCGTAGCGTCACGGATGACCGGCTGCGGCAGTTCTCCAGATAGATCATGTCTAGCCGGTCGCGGGCGGCTAGCGATACCAGGGCATTGGAATAGTCAGCCAGGTCCTGCATCAAGGGGCGGACCAGCTCGCGGATGCGCAAGCTGCTGGCGGCGACATAGCCAAGCGACAGCACCGACGGGCCGATGCGATAGCCGTTGCCCTGCGCCGGGTGCAGGTAGCCGAGCTGCGTCAGCGTGTAGGTGAGGCGTGACACGGTCGACTTGGGCAGCCCGGTACGTCTGGCGATATCGCCGTTGCTGAGCGCCCGGTCGCCTACAGTGAAGCAACGCAGGATATCGAGTCCGCGGGCGAGGGCGGTGACGAACTGGCGGTCATCAGGCTGCTCGTCGTGGCTTGGTAAACTATCCATGTTCTGCAATGCGGCACAAATAGCCGCCAGTTTTGGCCGATGGTTGTCAGCATAGCGGCACTGGCTTATGTTTTCACTATCAATCAACTCACAACGTTCCGCATTGCGGAAAATACAGGATGGGCATCATGGCTGACAAAACTGCATTTCGTTGGGATGACCCGCTGTTGCTCGATGCACAGCTGAGCGACGAAGAGCGCATGATCCGCGACTCGGCGCGCGACTATTGCCAGGGCAAGCTGTTGCCGCGCGTGCGCGAGGCGAATCGCCACGAGTACTTTGACCGCGAGATCATGAGCGAAATGGGCGAGCTCGGCATGCTGGGGGCCACGATTCAGGGTTATGGCTGCGCCGGGGTCAATCATGTCAGCTACGGCTTGATCGCGAGGGAAGTGGAGCGTGTTGATAGTGGCTACCGCTCGGCCATGAGTGTGCAGTCGTCGTTGGTCATGTATCCGATTTACGCCTACGGCTCTGAGGCCCAGCGGGAAAAATACCTGCCCAAGCTAGCGAGCGGGCAGTGGGTGGGGTGTTTCGGCCTGACCGAGCCCAATCATGGCTCCGACCCTGGCGGCATGCTCACGCGGGCGCGCCGGGTGGACGGCGGCTGGCGGTTGTCCGGCGCCAAGATGTGGATTACCAATTCGCCGATCGCCGATGTCTTTGTCGTGTGGGGCAAAGATGAAGCCGGTGAGATTCGTGGTTTCATCCTGGAGAAGGGCATGCAGGGGCTGTCGGCACCCAAGATCGAAGGAAAATTCAGCCTGCGCGCCTCGATCACCGGCGAAATCGTGATGGACGCTGTGTTCGTGCCCGATGAACAGTTGCTCGATGTGAAGGGCCTCAAAGGGCCATTCGGCTGTCTCAACAAGGCCCGCTATGGCATTGCCTGGGGGGCCATGGGGGCCGCCGAGTTCTGCTGGCATGCCGCGCGCCAGTACACGCTCGACCGCCAGCAGTTTGGCCGCCCGCTCGCGGCGAACCAGATCATCCAGCTCAAGCTCGCCAATATGCAGACCGAGATCACGCTCGGGCTGCAGGCCGCGTTGCGTGTCGGCCGGCTGATCGACGAGGGGCAGTGGGCCCCCGAGATGATCTCGCTGATCAAGCGCAATAACTGCGGCAAGGCGCTCGACATTGCGCGCATGAGTCGCGACATGCACGGCGGCAATGGCATCTCAGACGAGTACGGCGTGATCCGGCACGTGATGAATCTCGAGGCGGTGAACACCTACGAGGGCACGCATGATGTCCACGCCCTGATCCTGGGCCGTGCCCAGACAGGCCTTCAGGCGTTCTTCTGAAATGGGGGCGCTGTCTCACCTCAAGGTGCTCGATCTGTCGAGGGTGCTGGCGGGGCCGTGGGCAAGCCAGATACTGGGGGACCTCGGTGCCGAGGTCATCAAGATCGAGCGTCCGGGCAGCGGCGACGATACCCGCGGCTGGGGGCCACCGTTCCTGCGCGACACGGACGGCAAGCCAACCAGCGAGGCCGCCTACTTCCTGTCGGCCAACCGCAACAAGCGTTCGGTCGCCATCGATATTGCCAAGCCCGAAGGACAGGCGCTGGTGCGCGAGCTGGCCGCGCAGTGCGACATCGTGCTGGAAAACTTCAAGGTCGGCGGGCTCAGGCAATATGGGCTCGACTACACCAGCCTCAAGGCGCTGAATCCACGGCTGATCTACTGCTCAATCACCGGCTTTGGCCAGGATGGCCCTTATGCCGACCGGGCCGGTTACGATTTCCTGATCCAGGGCATGGGCGGCTTGATGAGCCTCACGGGTGAGCTGGATGGCGACCCGCAGAAGGTCGGCGTCGCACTTACCGACATCATGACCGGCCTCTACGCCGCGATAGGCGTGCTCGCCGCCCTGGCCCACCGCGAGCGGACGGGAGAAGGGCAGCATATCGATCTTGCCTTGCTCGACGTGCAGATCGCCTGCCTCGCCAATCAGGCCATGAATTACCTGACGACCGGCGTGGCGCCGACACGGCTCGGCAACGCGCATCCCAATATCGTGCCCTATCAGGCCTTCCCGACCGCTGACGGCGACATCATCCTGGCGATAGGCAATGATGGCCAGTTCGCCCGCTTCTGCGAGGTGGCGGGCCAAGGCTGGGCCGGTGACGAACGCTTCGCCACCAATCGAGCCCGTGTCGATCACCGCCAGGTGCTGGTGCCGCTGATTCGCCAGACTACGGTCATGCGCACCACGGCAGACTGGATTGCTGCGCTGGAGCAGGCGGGGGTGCCATGCGGGCCGATCAACACGCTCGACCAAGTGTTTGCCGATCCGCAGGTTCGCCACCGGGAGATGCAGTTGAGCCTGTCCCATGCACTGGGTATCGGTGCGCCGTCGGTGGCCAGCCCGTTGCGGATGTCGTCCACGCCGGTCGACTACCGCCTTGCGCCGCCCATGCTGGGGCAGGATACGGCCGAGGTATTGCGCAACTGGCTGGGGCTGGACTCCGAGAGAATCGCCGCACTGCGTGCCGCCGGCGTGCTCTAGCAGGCCGCCAGGCCAGGGCGGCGAATCGCCCTAGAGCCGATAGGCCGACACCACCTGGCGCATCTCGGTGGCCAGGCGCTCCAGCATGCTTGCGTTGTCCGAGGTTTCCTGCGCTGCCGCGCTGGCTTCTTCCGCCATCTGGGCTATGCGCTCGATCTGCTGGGCGATGTTGTTGCTGGCGCTGCCTTGTTCGCGAATGGCATTGGTGATTTCGCTGACCATGCCGACGGTCTGGTGGGCGCTGCTGCCAATCTGGTGAATTGCCTGGCTGGCATCGTCGGCCCGTTTGACGCCGGCATCGACGTTGTTGACGGCGGCCTGCATGCTGCGGGCGACAAACTGTGCGCTCTCGCGCATGGAGCCGATGGTGCGCGTGATTTCCTGGGTCGCGCCGGAGGTCCGTTCCGCCAGCTTGCGTACCTCGTCTGCCACTACGGCGAAGCCCCGGCCTTGTTCGCCGGCCCGCGCCGCTTCGATTGCCGCGTTCAATGCCAGCAGATTGGTCTGGTCGGCGACTTCCTTGATCACGGCGATCACCTGGGCGACATCCTGGCTTTGCTGCTCGAGCAGCTGGATGCGCTCGGATGCCTCGCTGACCGACTCGGCAATGGTCTTGATATCGTGCACCGTCTGCGCGATGACCGATTCGCCCGAGGCCGCGAGCTCTCCCGCTTTCTCCGACAGCGCGTTGGCCTCGCTTGCGCGATCACCGACATGGTTGATGCTCACCGTCATTTCTTCGATGGTGGCGGCCGCGTTGGACGAGGACTCGCTCTGGCGGTTGGCTGCAATCGAGACCTGCTGCGATGTGCCGGCCATCTGGGTCGCCGCCTGCGCCACATTGGACGCCGCCGTGGCAATGCTCTGAAGATTTTGCTGCAAGCGATCGATCAGCTTGTTGAAGGCTTCGGTTGTCTCGCCAACCTCATCCCGGCCCGCGACGGTGGCGCGCTCGGTGAAGTCGAGCGAGGTTTCGATGTGATTGACCGCACCCCGCAAGCCGCGCAGTGAGCCGATGATGTGGCGATACAGGGTGAAGCTGAAGATGCCCGTCAGCAATACGCCTACCACGATGGAGACGATATTGATGATGCGGCCGGAGCGCACCGTGGCCTTGGTGGAGGCGTCCGCTTCGGCGGCCAGCTTGGCGTTGTACTTGATGTGGGCATTCAAGGCATTGATTGCAACGGTGACTTCTTTGGCCGCCTGGGTCACGGTCAGGTCCCGAGCCTGATCGCTTTGTCCCTTGCGTGAAAACTCCAGCACGCGGTTGCGAACGACGGCGTAGTTCGCGTAGGCCTGTCTGTCGGCTTCGAGCAGCCGCCTGTCCTCGTCATCGGAGATGATTTGTTCATAGCGTTTGAAGCTGTCCATCAACGCCTGTTCACCTGTGGTGATGATCTTGTCCTGCTCGGCCTTCTTGTTCTCGTCGTAGTTCAGGACATGCGACAGCGCTGCGCCGCGTACCGTCAGCAGCTCGCGCTGGCAGTCGGCCAACACCTCGATGCTGGGGACGACGTAGTCGTTCACAAGGTTGGCGGCACCACCCAGGGTCTGCTGCTGCTGGATCGCCACCCCACCGACGAAAAAGAGTGACAGCAAGGCGCAAGTGATCAGTAAAAGCAGCCGTTTCGCGATCGTCATGATACATCCCCCGTAGTGGCCCTAGCTCTGTGTTATAGGATTTGGGCGCGCGGATGCAAGCTCCGTGTTCGAGACGCGGAGGCGGGGGAGTGAAGGGGGATGGTGGAGGCTTGCAAGCGCGGGGCGAGGCTCCCCCGCGCTTGCATCGAGCGACGTCGTTTACAGCCGGTAGGCGGCTACCACGTCGTTCATCTGATGGGCCAGGCGGTCGAGCTCGGCCGCAGTGCTGGAGGTGCCGCCAGCCGCCGAGCTGACCTTCTCGGCCATGCTGGCGATGCCTTCGATCTGGCCGGCGATGCTGTTGCTGGCGCTGGCCTGCTCGCGGATGGCGTGGGTGATTTCATCGACCATGGCGACGACTTTGCTGGCGCCACCGCGGATCTGCACGATGGACTGTACCGCCAGGTCTGCGCGGCCGACGCCATGCTCGACCTTGGCCACGGCGCCCTGCATCGACGATACCGCCTCCTGCGCGCTGCGGCGCATGGCGTCGATGGTGCTGGCGATTTCCTGGGTGGAGCTGGCCGTGCGCTCCGCGAGTTTGCGCACTTCGTCGGCCACGACGGCAAAGCCGCGCCCCTGCTCGCCCGCCCGTGCCGCCTCGATGGCCGCGTTGAGGGCAAGCAGGTTGGTCTGGTCGGCCACTTCCTTGATCACCGCGACGACCGACGAGATCTGCTGGCTCTGCGCCTCGAGCTGATGGATGCGATCGGCGGCGCCGGCCACCGAGTGGGAAATGTCCTTGATGTCTGCCACTGTCTGACCGATGACGGTTTCCCCGGTTTCCGCCAGTTTGCCCGATTCTTCCGACAGTTGATTCGCCTCGGTGGCGCGGTCGCCAACGTGGTTGATGCTCACGGTCATCTGCTGGATCGTCGCGGCCATATTGGCCGATGCCTCGTTCTGCCGTTCCGAGGTGACCGACACTTCCTGCGCGGTCTCGGCCATCTGGTCCGCCGAGAGGGCGACTTCGCGCGCCGCGCTGGAGATGGTCTTGAGGCTGTCCTGCAGGCGATCGAGCAGTCGATTGAAGGCCTCGATGGTTTGCCCGACCTCGTCACGGCGCGAGACGGTGGCCCGCTGGGTGAAATCGAGGTTCTTCTCGATCGAGGTGACGACGTTGCGCATCTTGGAGAGCGAGCCGACGATGCTACGGTGCAGCAGCAGCCCGATCGTCCCGGTAACGGCGATGGCCGCGAGCACCACGCCCAGGCTGGCGGCGAAGCCGCTCTTGCTGTCGTGTTCGGCCTGGGCCTGGGCATCCGCCGCGATCTTGCCGTTGTAGCCGGCGTGATTGTTGAGCGCTTCCATCGCCTTCAGCGCCAGCGGCTTGCCCTCGTTGGCGGCCATATCCTTGGCCGAATCGCTCTGGTTCTGGCGCGACAGGTCCAGCTCCTTGTTCATCACCACGTAGTAGGCATTGATGGCCGCCTGGTCGGCTGCCAGCAGGGCGCGGTCCTTTTCGTCGACCGCCAGCTTGGCGTAGGCCTTGAGCTTGCCGTCGATCTCCTGCTGATGGGCCTTGATCGTCTGTTCGATGGCGGGGGTCTTGGAGTCGTCGTAGTTCAGCATGTGCACATAGGCCGTGAGCTGAATCTCGAGGAAGTCCTTGCGGATGCTGTCGATGGTTGTCACGCGGGGCATAACGTCGCTGGTTACCACATTGAGCTTGGTGTTGGCGTTGCGCACCTGAAGAAAGCTCAGGCCGCCTACGATCAGCAGCGCGACGATGCCGACCGCGATGAGTGCGAGCAGACGCTTGGCAATGGACATCGGTTGTCTCTCCTTGTGCTTGTTGTTCTGGCGTGTGTTACAGAATAGACGAGTGAAAGGCTGTTTGCCTGAAACTGTATATTATGATTTTCTGATTGTCATTCGGGTGCCGATCGCTTCCCCGCATGGCGCGCCAGCCGTCCCGCATGCAAGCTGGCCTAGCCGCCGAGCAGATGGTTCCTGACCTCACGCAGTGCGGCGGACAGCATCGCCAGATCGGGATTGGGCTGGGCCTGCAACTCGCCGAATACCATGCGGCAGGCGTTGACGGCTGCTTCGTGGCGGTTCAGCCAGGTGTCCACGGCATCCGCGCCGAGCAGCGATTGCCCGGTCTGCAACACGAGCGCCGTGAGTGCGCGCTGCTGCCGATAAAGGTCGTCGCGCAGCGCCGAGCGTGCCAGTGTGTTCCAGCGGTTGTCGCGCGGCAGGCGGTTGATGGCCGACAGCAGCCAATCGAATTGCAGCCGCGAGCCGATGTCGTGGTAGACGCCAGCCACCGCCAGCGGCTCGCTCTGGTTGGCATGCGAGATGTCGAGGATGTCGAGCGTCGACAGCATCGGCTCCGCATGGGCGATCTGCAGCAGCAGCGGCACCGGCACGCCCGCCGCGCGGTATTGCTGCACCAGCGCCTGGCAGCGCGCGCGTTCCTCGCCCATGACGAGTTCCGGCATGGCCTCGGCCAGCATGGCGACGCCGCTGCGGTAGTGCTCGACGATGTCAAGCCCGTCGCTGGCTACCCGGCAGTTGCGCAGCATCCAGCGCGTCGCGCGTTCCACCAGCTTGCGCAGTTCCAGTTGCAGCGCGGTCTGCGTGGCCGTGTCCACGCGGTTGTCGAGCGCCTCGATATCGGCCCAGCGCTGCGGCGCCTGGAACACCTGGCAGGCGGCGTGCCAGGCACGCGCCACGTCGGCGGGCGGGCTGCCGGTTTCCTCGTTGAGGCGGAACACGAAAGAAAGCCCCATGCGGTTGACCAGCTGATTGGTCAGGTGAGTGGCGACGATCTCGCGCTTCAGCGTGTGTTCGAGCATCTGGTCGGAGAAGCGTTGGCACAGCGCCTGCGGAAAATATTCGGTGAGCAGCAGCGTGAATTCCATCGCGTCGGGCAGCGGCGAGTCGAGCAGCTGTTCATACAGCTCGATCTTCGAGTAGGCGAGCAGCACCGCAAGCTCGGGCCGCGTGAGCCCCTGGCGCGCCAGCCGGCGCTCGGCGATTTCCTCTTCGCTCGGCAGGTATTCGATGCGCCGCGACAGCTTGCCACTGCGCTCCAGTGCCTGGATCAACCGCGCGTGCACGCCGAGCATCGGCGCCGCCAGCACTTCGGAATGGCTGAGCGCTGCCGTCTGCAGATAGTTGTCACGCAGCACGAGTGCCGCGACGTCGTCGGTCATCTCGGCCAGCAGCTGGTTGCGGTGCTTGAGCGTCAGGTCGCCTTCGGCCACCACGCTGTTGAGCAGAATCTTGATGTTGACTTCGTGGTCCGAGCAGTCGACCCCGCCCGAGTTGTCGATCGCATCGCTGTTGATGCGGCCCCCGCCCAAGGCGTATTCGATACGGCCGAGCTGGGTGAAGCCCAGGTTGCCGCCTTCGCCCACCACCTT
The Chitinivorax sp. PXF-14 genome window above contains:
- a CDS encoding CaiB/BaiF CoA transferase family protein, with protein sequence MGALSHLKVLDLSRVLAGPWASQILGDLGAEVIKIERPGSGDDTRGWGPPFLRDTDGKPTSEAAYFLSANRNKRSVAIDIAKPEGQALVRELAAQCDIVLENFKVGGLRQYGLDYTSLKALNPRLIYCSITGFGQDGPYADRAGYDFLIQGMGGLMSLTGELDGDPQKVGVALTDIMTGLYAAIGVLAALAHRERTGEGQHIDLALLDVQIACLANQAMNYLTTGVAPTRLGNAHPNIVPYQAFPTADGDIILAIGNDGQFARFCEVAGQGWAGDERFATNRARVDHRQVLVPLIRQTTVMRTTADWIAALEQAGVPCGPINTLDQVFADPQVRHREMQLSLSHALGIGAPSVASPLRMSSTPVDYRLAPPMLGQDTAEVLRNWLGLDSERIAALRAAGVL
- a CDS encoding methyl-accepting chemotaxis protein; this encodes MSIAKRLLALIAVGIVALLIVGGLSFLQVRNANTKLNVVTSDVMPRVTTIDSIRKDFLEIQLTAYVHMLNYDDSKTPAIEQTIKAHQQEIDGKLKAYAKLAVDEKDRALLAADQAAINAYYVVMNKELDLSRQNQSDSAKDMAANEGKPLALKAMEALNNHAGYNGKIAADAQAQAEHDSKSGFAASLGVVLAAIAVTGTIGLLLHRSIVGSLSKMRNVVTSIEKNLDFTQRATVSRRDEVGQTIEAFNRLLDRLQDSLKTISSAAREVALSADQMAETAQEVSVTSERQNEASANMAATIQQMTVSINHVGDRATEANQLSEESGKLAETGETVIGQTVADIKDISHSVAGAADRIHQLEAQSQQISSVVAVIKEVADQTNLLALNAAIEAARAGEQGRGFAVVADEVRKLAERTASSTQEIASTIDAMRRSAQEAVSSMQGAVAKVEHGVGRADLAVQSIVQIRGGASKVVAMVDEITHAIREQASASNSIAGQIEGIASMAEKVSSAAGGTSSTAAELDRLAHQMNDVVAAYRL
- a CDS encoding methyl-accepting chemotaxis protein → MTIAKRLLLLITCALLSLFFVGGVAIQQQQTLGGAANLVNDYVVPSIEVLADCQRELLTVRGAALSHVLNYDENKKAEQDKIITTGEQALMDSFKRYEQIISDDEDRRLLEADRQAYANYAVVRNRVLEFSRKGQSDQARDLTVTQAAKEVTVAINALNAHIKYNAKLAAEADASTKATVRSGRIINIVSIVVGVLLTGIFSFTLYRHIIGSLRGLRGAVNHIETSLDFTERATVAGRDEVGETTEAFNKLIDRLQQNLQSIATAASNVAQAATQMAGTSQQVSIAANRQSESSSNAAATIEEMTVSINHVGDRASEANALSEKAGELAASGESVIAQTVHDIKTIAESVSEASERIQLLEQQSQDVAQVIAVIKEVADQTNLLALNAAIEAARAGEQGRGFAVVADEVRKLAERTSGATQEITRTIGSMRESAQFVARSMQAAVNNVDAGVKRADDASQAIHQIGSSAHQTVGMVSEITNAIREQGSASNNIAQQIERIAQMAEEASAAAQETSDNASMLERLATEMRQVVSAYRL
- a CDS encoding IclR family transcriptional regulator; its protein translation is MDSLPSHDEQPDDRQFVTALARGLDILRCFTVGDRALSNGDIARRTGLPKSTVSRLTYTLTQLGYLHPAQGNGYRIGPSVLSLGYVAASSLRIRELVRPLMQDLADYSNALVSLAARDRLDMIYLENCRSRSSVTLRLDVGMHMPIATTSIGRAFLAGLPNTERSYIMEKLKARAGDRWQEQEIGIRAAMEDYARRGFCLSIGEWKRDVNSVAVPLIVPELSDVVVFSCGGPGFSIRPRQLTEDLGPRLVYLAQHVAALLAEDDAG
- a CDS encoding DUF1631 domain-containing protein, with product MNNTAPNKVVSLSDYDKARKPVAGEQGSLLSECRDMAAELLSKSLGKMLDRIEESLFELAEKALSTDVRQMYMEARSKALEHRSGVEAEFRRNFLQGFNKRLSSGDASSFNKIDFSKLELSLVDADDFEASLAAADIAKRLQSNCGDELLALDRRVGELLSLPELGDEDNPMGPKAICEAFKDACNQLETGVNVKLIILKQFDQLISDDIQVVYQNLNQHLVKRNVLPVITPDMLRRRGSGAAPTARPTKPQQPAAELPPLPQAAPMAQGGEGELFSTLQQLLSRNAGGAPAGFATPPGGFPELNTGMLDMLTDLQHGNFETVLAGGAGVDVGSMLAGTQNVLHDIKRSAIGQRASQVDAMTIDIVAMLFDYIFDDRQIPDKMKALIGRLQIPVLKVAMLDKRFFSKKTHPARQLLDTLAAAAIGWNESVGEQDRLYTKIDEIVRKILAGFEDNLEIFDDAKQELDAFLSEEERLAHERAETSAKVIYDREWLEIARALAEEEVNRRVSANDMPDVIRQFLSMHWVNLLLSAYVKEGGESDTWKQGLQTMDDLIWSVQPKRSPEERMRLVGLLPNMLKRLESALDINQTPKDAREKFFAALVQCHASAIKAGMGSAKLAEAGALQSSEPIFTPPPALVAVEELVQQGAQELVPLEDLQPKPAASSFELDLISSANARQPEELIKLREQLPIKPAADADDYDAMAANLARGTWIEFRQNDENLILAKLTWVSPTKNMYVFTNREGLNAMSIKLAGLAGKLRSGAARVVTEAPLVDRAVSSMLDALQSGARA
- a CDS encoding acyl-CoA dehydrogenase — its product is MADKTAFRWDDPLLLDAQLSDEERMIRDSARDYCQGKLLPRVREANRHEYFDREIMSEMGELGMLGATIQGYGCAGVNHVSYGLIAREVERVDSGYRSAMSVQSSLVMYPIYAYGSEAQREKYLPKLASGQWVGCFGLTEPNHGSDPGGMLTRARRVDGGWRLSGAKMWITNSPIADVFVVWGKDEAGEIRGFILEKGMQGLSAPKIEGKFSLRASITGEIVMDAVFVPDEQLLDVKGLKGPFGCLNKARYGIAWGAMGAAEFCWHAARQYTLDRQQFGRPLAANQIIQLKLANMQTEITLGLQAALRVGRLIDEGQWAPEMISLIKRNNCGKALDIARMSRDMHGGNGISDEYGVIRHVMNLEAVNTYEGTHDVHALILGRAQTGLQAFF